The Algoriphagus sanaruensis genome window below encodes:
- a CDS encoding glycosyltransferase, whose product MEYLGDSKPVNLKVPLVSVCVATFQHFKFIEKCLQSILQQKTSFDYEILIGEDVSTDGTRELCIHYAEKYPDFIRLFLRDSQEKKSRKGKWIGKFNHLGLYGAARGKYVCFCDGDDHWVNENKLQLQVNALEAYPEASICITNTWIEGDKTGYPPGLPDRFTVFSTQEMKRKNYLGHISSWMVRNEMKVFLANPVLKRSSFMDMLVFTFYRMRGCTIYLPEVTSCYVLNPSGIYRSNTSKQNHLHMIRINWLLFYYLHKDPVHFLRSLGYQLKRYLANN is encoded by the coding sequence ATGGAATATTTAGGGGATTCAAAGCCAGTTAATCTGAAAGTCCCCTTGGTGTCTGTCTGTGTAGCTACTTTTCAGCATTTCAAATTCATCGAGAAATGCCTGCAAAGTATTCTGCAGCAGAAAACCTCTTTTGATTATGAAATTCTTATAGGGGAAGACGTGAGTACAGATGGGACGAGAGAATTATGTATTCATTATGCGGAAAAATATCCAGACTTTATTCGATTATTTCTCCGAGATAGTCAGGAAAAAAAGTCCCGAAAGGGGAAATGGATTGGGAAATTCAATCACTTAGGGCTTTATGGAGCAGCTAGAGGAAAGTATGTTTGCTTTTGTGATGGAGATGATCATTGGGTGAATGAAAATAAATTGCAGCTCCAAGTAAATGCCCTCGAAGCCTATCCAGAGGCTAGTATCTGTATCACTAATACTTGGATTGAAGGAGACAAAACTGGTTATCCGCCTGGTCTTCCAGATCGATTTACAGTGTTTTCAACCCAAGAAATGAAGCGTAAAAATTACTTGGGACATATCAGCAGCTGGATGGTTAGGAATGAGATGAAAGTTTTTCTTGCCAATCCTGTTTTGAAAAGGTCATCCTTTATGGATATGCTCGTTTTTACATTTTATAGAATGAGAGGGTGTACGATTTATTTGCCTGAGGTTACTTCCTGCTATGTTTTAAATCCATCTGGAATTTATCGGTCGAATACCTCTAAGCAGAATCACCTTCACATGATTCGGATTAACTGGCTTTTGTTTTATTATTTGCACAAGGACCCAGTTCATTTTTTGCGTTCTCTCGGGTACCAATTGAAGAGGTATCTTGCGAATAATTAA
- a CDS encoding 3-keto-5-aminohexanoate cleavage protein has protein sequence MKNKVIINFCPTGMVPQKSQTPHVPISPQEIIEQTHQAYELGITIAHLHARLSNGEPTYQKNVYREIFEGVKKHCPDLIICGSSSGRNFNEFEKRSEVIELQPDMCSLTLSSLNFLQQASVNSPDMIIGLAEKMKEFGVVPELECFDLGMINVGKYLIKKGIIQGPYYWNFLFGNIAGFQAELSSIATALGEIPKDHFVSLGGLGEFQLKANALAIAFGFGVRVGIEDNLWWDSQKSRLCTNFELLKRVHQLIELNGREYFPPAELGALGFYNQKRGSVNSQNVLNHVWNI, from the coding sequence ATGAAAAATAAAGTAATCATAAATTTCTGTCCCACTGGGATGGTTCCTCAAAAGTCTCAAACACCCCATGTCCCTATTTCACCTCAAGAAATTATAGAACAGACGCACCAAGCGTATGAATTAGGCATCACAATAGCCCACTTACACGCTAGGCTTTCAAATGGAGAGCCAACCTATCAAAAGAACGTATATCGTGAAATTTTTGAAGGAGTAAAGAAGCATTGTCCTGATTTGATTATCTGTGGTAGCAGTTCGGGAAGAAATTTTAATGAATTTGAAAAACGATCTGAGGTGATAGAGCTTCAGCCTGATATGTGTTCATTAACCTTGTCGTCACTCAATTTTTTACAACAAGCGTCGGTCAACAGTCCTGACATGATCATTGGCTTGGCTGAAAAAATGAAAGAATTTGGCGTGGTTCCTGAGCTCGAATGCTTTGATCTTGGGATGATCAATGTGGGTAAATACTTGATCAAAAAAGGAATTATTCAGGGGCCTTATTATTGGAACTTCCTGTTTGGAAATATCGCTGGCTTTCAAGCTGAATTATCCTCAATCGCTACGGCACTCGGTGAAATCCCAAAGGATCACTTTGTGTCTCTTGGAGGCTTGGGTGAATTTCAACTTAAGGCAAATGCCTTAGCAATTGCATTCGGATTTGGGGTCCGTGTTGGAATAGAAGATAACCTCTGGTGGGATTCCCAAAAAAGTAGACTTTGTACGAATTTCGAATTGCTTAAGCGTGTACACCAGCTGATTGAGTTGAATGGAAGAGAATATTTTCCTCCGGCAGAGCTAGGAGCTCTTGGATTTTATAATCAAAAACGTGGGAGTGTCAATTCTCAAAATGTATTAAACCACGTATGGAATATTTAG
- a CDS encoding acetyltransferase — MEKLILLGHSNGGVPILIDQAFETFGIKNFLVVKNLDLPDISYPKGSFQVVHVNELDISLEAIKGYPVQFGVHNCPAKAIIYRHFLTRYGLDSSSYLSLIHSQAYVAPSAVLGAGAFVEPMVVISSLAELGFGVTIKRSASIGHHSKIGDFVCINPGAVLSGFVEVGEGTVIGSGAVISNNVKIGRRCLIGAGSVVTKDIPDGMIAFGNPCKPVRENDAWNGL, encoded by the coding sequence ATGGAAAAATTAATCTTATTAGGGCATAGTAATGGGGGCGTTCCGATATTGATTGACCAGGCTTTTGAAACTTTTGGAATTAAGAATTTCTTGGTGGTTAAAAATTTGGACTTGCCGGATATTTCTTATCCTAAAGGATCTTTTCAAGTGGTCCATGTGAATGAGCTGGATATATCTTTAGAAGCTATAAAAGGTTATCCAGTTCAGTTTGGTGTGCATAATTGTCCCGCAAAAGCCATTATTTACAGACACTTTTTAACTAGATACGGATTAGATTCCAGCTCATATCTATCATTGATCCATTCACAAGCTTATGTGGCACCTTCTGCCGTCTTGGGAGCAGGAGCCTTTGTAGAACCCATGGTAGTCATTTCATCCTTAGCTGAACTTGGATTCGGGGTGACTATTAAAAGATCTGCCTCGATCGGTCACCATTCGAAAATTGGGGATTTTGTATGTATCAATCCCGGAGCAGTATTGTCTGGATTTGTTGAGGTTGGCGAAGGTACCGTAATTGGTTCTGGAGCAGTGATTTCCAACAATGTGAAAATAGGACGTCGTTGTTTGATCGGTGCGGGGAGTGTGGTCACCAAAGATATTCCAGATGGAATGATCGCTTTTGGAAATCCCTGCAAGCCTGTCCGTGAAAATGATGCTTGGAATGGGCTTTAA
- a CDS encoding ABC transporter ATP-binding protein: MSILSIQNLSKTYQSGSRKLTVLGNVTFDIQAGETISIVGPSGSGKTTLLGLCAGLDSGSSGSVILNGQALEKLNEDQRAAVRNKDVGFIFQNFQLLPTLTALENVMVPLELKKRKDAKGKALELLEKVGLKDRATHYPTQLSGGEQQRVSIARAFANEPKILFADEPTGNLDTETGEMIEKLIFDLNKEQGTTLVLVTHDLDLAGKTQRIIHIKGGKIQEDDHA; the protein is encoded by the coding sequence ATGAGCATATTATCCATTCAAAATCTAAGTAAAACCTATCAAAGTGGCAGTCGAAAATTGACAGTCCTTGGAAATGTCACCTTTGATATTCAAGCAGGAGAGACGATCTCGATTGTAGGCCCCTCTGGTAGTGGGAAAACTACCCTTCTTGGACTTTGCGCAGGTTTGGATTCTGGATCTTCCGGATCCGTAATTTTAAATGGACAAGCCCTTGAAAAACTAAATGAGGACCAACGTGCGGCAGTCCGAAACAAAGATGTCGGATTCATTTTTCAAAATTTTCAGCTACTCCCTACGCTAACTGCCTTGGAAAACGTAATGGTGCCCTTAGAACTGAAAAAAAGAAAAGATGCTAAAGGCAAGGCACTGGAGCTTCTTGAAAAAGTAGGCTTGAAAGATCGTGCCACTCATTATCCAACTCAGCTATCGGGAGGGGAGCAGCAGCGGGTTTCTATTGCTCGAGCTTTTGCCAATGAGCCCAAAATTCTTTTTGCTGACGAGCCAACCGGAAATCTCGATACCGAAACGGGAGAAATGATTGAAAAATTGATTTTTGACTTAAATAAAGAACAGGGGACTACCTTGGTTTTAGTGACCCATGACTTGGATTTGGCGGGGAAAACCCAACGAATCATTCATATTAAAGGTGGAAAAATACAGGAGGATGACCATGCCTGA
- a CDS encoding inositol oxygenase family protein, protein MKTNLSESEKAPLQSIEEWEDDLLVRYPEPKEKQAKAKEDYRNYHDSERVNTVREFYKLNHTYQTFDFVVDKEKEFLKFEKKEMPFWDAVDYLNTLVDDSDPDTNLDQLQHLLQTSEAIRADGHPDWFVLTGFIHDLGKVLCLFGEPQWAVVGDTFPVGCKHSDRIVYPEFFELNPDAKDERYNTKYGVYTHGCGLDQVKMSWGHDEYLYQMFKDYLPEPALYMIRYHSFYAQHRENAYDHLLNSHDREMFKWVDKFNPYDLYSKVPVPPDAKALKPYYEDLVAKYLPSIIRF, encoded by the coding sequence ATGAAAACCAATTTGTCAGAAAGTGAAAAAGCTCCACTTCAATCCATCGAAGAATGGGAAGATGATCTCCTAGTCCGCTATCCAGAGCCCAAGGAAAAGCAGGCAAAAGCCAAAGAGGATTATCGGAATTACCATGATTCGGAGCGAGTAAACACAGTCAGAGAATTTTATAAGCTAAATCACACCTATCAGACCTTTGACTTTGTAGTCGATAAGGAAAAGGAATTTTTGAAATTTGAAAAGAAGGAAATGCCCTTCTGGGATGCGGTGGATTATCTGAATACCCTCGTGGATGATTCTGATCCTGATACCAATTTGGATCAGCTTCAGCATTTGCTCCAAACCTCCGAAGCTATTCGGGCCGATGGCCATCCGGATTGGTTTGTTTTAACTGGGTTTATTCATGACTTGGGAAAAGTCCTTTGTTTGTTTGGAGAACCTCAGTGGGCGGTAGTTGGAGATACATTTCCGGTTGGGTGCAAGCATTCTGATCGCATTGTATATCCGGAGTTTTTTGAACTCAATCCTGATGCAAAGGATGAGCGATATAACACAAAATACGGAGTCTATACTCATGGATGTGGTCTGGATCAAGTAAAAATGTCTTGGGGTCACGATGAATATCTTTATCAGATGTTTAAAGATTACTTGCCAGAGCCAGCCTTATACATGATTCGATATCATTCTTTTTATGCGCAGCACCGTGAAAACGCCTATGATCATCTCCTTAATTCCCATGATCGGGAGATGTTTAAATGGGTAGATAAGTTTAATCCATACGACTTGTATTCAAAGGTTCCTGTGCCGCCAGACGCGAAGGCACTCAAGCCGTATTACGAGGACTTGGTTGCCAAATATTTACCTTCTATCATCCGGTTTTAA
- a CDS encoding GMC oxidoreductase codes for MSFQIKETPDSYDVIIVGSGAGGGMASKILSEAGLSVAVVEAGGDFDPAKEEDRTQLRPPWESPRRGAGTRIRPFGDFDQAIGGWDIDGEPYTRKDGTQFDWFRSRMVGGRTNHWGRISLRFGPNDFKRASIDGLGDDWPIGYEDLKPYYDRVDKLIGVFGSKEGIFNEPDGFFLPPPKPRLHELYIKRGADKANIPMIPGRLSMLTRPINNERGVCFFCNQCNRACQAYADFSAGTCLVHPAMKKGKVDLFTYSMVRKVTTDDTGKATGVSFVSKVDMKEYKLKSRVVVLGASACESSRILMNSKSKVHPNGIGADSGVLGRYLHDSTGADRMGIMPDLIDRERYNEDGVGGMHMYTPWWMDNKKLDFARGYHIEYWGGMGQPSYGAGNGMDSLRKYLKDEFGNPSPNGGYGEGLKKDIRRIYGSTLGMSGRGESIPQYSNYCEIDPNVVDKYGIPVLRFHYKWTEQEIKQAKHMQDTFEEILTNAGAILLGNKPGPETMYGLAAPGRIIHEVGTTRMGNDRKSSVVNSNCQVHDCKNVFVVDAGPFVSQADKNPTWTILALSWRTSDYIVDQLKQKNI; via the coding sequence ATGAGCTTTCAAATCAAAGAAACTCCAGACAGCTATGATGTAATCATTGTAGGCTCTGGTGCAGGAGGAGGAATGGCATCCAAAATCCTATCCGAAGCAGGTCTTTCTGTGGCCGTAGTGGAAGCAGGTGGGGATTTTGATCCAGCCAAGGAGGAGGATCGAACCCAACTCAGACCACCATGGGAATCTCCGAGAAGAGGTGCTGGTACTCGCATCCGTCCTTTTGGGGATTTCGATCAGGCCATTGGGGGGTGGGACATCGATGGTGAACCCTACACACGTAAGGATGGAACTCAATTTGATTGGTTCCGCTCTCGAATGGTCGGGGGACGAACCAACCATTGGGGACGAATTTCGCTTCGTTTCGGCCCGAATGATTTCAAGCGAGCCAGCATTGACGGTTTGGGAGACGATTGGCCTATCGGATATGAGGATTTGAAACCTTACTATGATCGAGTTGATAAATTAATCGGCGTTTTTGGATCCAAAGAGGGCATTTTTAATGAACCAGACGGGTTTTTCCTTCCGCCTCCGAAACCTCGACTTCACGAACTTTATATCAAACGGGGCGCAGATAAAGCCAATATCCCGATGATACCGGGAAGACTTTCTATGCTGACCCGTCCGATCAACAATGAACGGGGGGTATGCTTTTTCTGTAACCAGTGTAATCGTGCGTGCCAAGCTTATGCAGATTTCTCCGCTGGAACTTGCTTGGTTCACCCTGCGATGAAAAAAGGAAAAGTGGATCTTTTCACTTATTCGATGGTGAGAAAAGTAACCACCGACGATACCGGCAAGGCAACCGGTGTTTCCTTCGTGTCTAAAGTGGACATGAAAGAATACAAACTCAAGTCTCGAGTGGTCGTCTTGGGAGCGTCTGCCTGTGAATCTTCCCGTATTCTGATGAATTCCAAATCCAAAGTTCATCCCAATGGAATTGGTGCAGACTCGGGTGTTTTAGGTCGATATCTTCACGATTCTACCGGTGCAGACCGAATGGGTATCATGCCAGACCTCATCGACCGAGAGCGGTACAATGAAGATGGTGTCGGCGGAATGCACATGTACACCCCTTGGTGGATGGATAATAAAAAACTGGATTTTGCCCGAGGATACCATATCGAATATTGGGGCGGCATGGGCCAACCTTCCTATGGAGCAGGAAACGGAATGGATTCACTGCGCAAATACCTTAAAGATGAATTTGGAAATCCAAGTCCTAATGGTGGCTATGGTGAAGGTCTGAAAAAAGACATCCGAAGAATTTACGGTTCTACGTTGGGAATGTCCGGCCGGGGAGAAAGTATCCCACAATACAGCAACTATTGCGAAATCGATCCAAACGTTGTAGACAAATACGGAATCCCTGTCCTACGATTCCATTACAAGTGGACCGAACAGGAGATCAAGCAAGCGAAGCATATGCAGGACACCTTTGAGGAAATCCTGACCAATGCTGGAGCTATCCTTTTAGGAAATAAGCCAGGTCCAGAAACTATGTATGGACTTGCTGCTCCCGGTAGAATCATCCATGAAGTAGGAACTACCCGAATGGGCAATGATCGCAAATCCTCTGTGGTAAACTCCAATTGTCAAGTGCATGACTGTAAAAACGTATTCGTAGTCGATGCAGGGCCTTTTGTCTCTCAAGCGGACAAAAACCCAACTTGGACCATTCTCGCACTTTCTTGGAGAACCTCAGATTACATCGTAGACCAGTTAAAACAAAAAAACATCTAA
- a CDS encoding ABC transporter permease: MPDFGWILKMALRDFRKNLSRLLLFVSSIVVGIAALVAISSFGENLVKDIDDQAKELLGADLVLENNKPLGDQPLDSVAIELASEVNFASMVAFPKRDASRLTQVRALEGNFPFYGKLETIPVEGDAIFRSGGKKALVEKTLMAQFNAEVGDSIKVGAVMFQIVGELQKVPGQTGITATVAPAVYIPMAYLEETGLVQYGSRVEYNRYLQFAAGIDVEALIKPFEDQWEMDRVDADTVEDRKQSTGRSFANLSNFLSLVAFIALLLGCVGVASAVNVFVKEKLASVAVLRCLGVASRDVLMIYLFEIVVMGLFGALLGSVLGTLLQFILPAVFSDFLPVEVSVGISWKSIGFGLLTGLLVSVLFALLPLLKVRNVSPMATLRPETADSTLLKDPARWVVMVGILLFIFGFSYFLLKQVTWAMGFTAFVLVAFGALWGVGKLIMWLVRKFLPISLSYPWRQALANLYRPNNQTISLIATIGLGTAMISTLFFLQNQLLQEAKFADKEDQPNMLMFDIQTPQLDQVRAKVTDRKMRVIQEVPIVTMQLNEINGIDKRENEDLPDEDNYSRWLYNREFRVTYRDTLISSETLASGELIPLGARGDSVFVSLEKGFGEGNGLKIGDELIFNVQGRPIKTFIGSFRDVKFNQVSTNFLVLFPNGVLEQAPKFHVIITKTQNDRQAADVQSEIVREFPNISIINLGTIVETLEDILGKISFVIQFMAFFSIATGILVLISSLIISKYQRMRESILLRTLGASSSIVGVINTLEYFFLGSLASLSGIILSFLATFLLGEFVFEMDFSLAWKEGGVIYLAITGLTIILGWLNGRRIINQPPMEILRGNG, translated from the coding sequence ATGCCTGATTTTGGATGGATATTAAAAATGGCTCTTCGGGATTTTCGAAAAAATCTATCCCGACTTTTGCTTTTCGTTTCCTCCATCGTAGTTGGAATCGCAGCGCTGGTTGCCATTAGCAGTTTTGGCGAAAACCTAGTCAAAGATATTGATGATCAGGCCAAGGAGCTCCTCGGTGCAGACTTGGTTCTTGAAAACAACAAGCCTCTCGGAGATCAACCTTTGGATTCTGTAGCGATTGAATTGGCCTCTGAGGTCAATTTTGCCTCTATGGTCGCTTTTCCAAAGAGGGATGCAAGCCGACTTACTCAGGTGCGTGCCTTGGAAGGGAATTTCCCTTTTTATGGAAAGCTCGAAACCATTCCTGTAGAAGGTGATGCCATTTTTAGAAGTGGAGGCAAAAAAGCCCTGGTGGAAAAGACCTTGATGGCGCAGTTTAATGCTGAAGTGGGAGATTCGATCAAAGTAGGAGCAGTCATGTTTCAAATTGTTGGCGAGCTTCAAAAAGTACCTGGGCAAACAGGCATTACTGCAACCGTTGCTCCTGCAGTTTATATTCCTATGGCTTACTTGGAGGAGACAGGCTTAGTCCAATATGGAAGTCGAGTGGAGTATAATCGCTACCTCCAGTTTGCTGCTGGTATTGACGTGGAAGCGCTGATCAAGCCGTTTGAAGATCAGTGGGAAATGGACCGCGTAGATGCAGATACGGTAGAAGATCGAAAACAAAGCACCGGCCGGTCATTTGCCAACCTGTCCAACTTTTTAAGTTTGGTGGCATTTATTGCTTTGTTGTTGGGTTGCGTGGGTGTGGCTTCAGCGGTTAATGTGTTTGTAAAAGAAAAACTTGCTTCGGTGGCAGTTTTGCGATGCTTGGGTGTCGCTTCTCGGGACGTATTGATGATTTATCTTTTTGAAATCGTCGTGATGGGGCTTTTTGGAGCCCTTCTGGGATCGGTTTTGGGGACTTTACTTCAATTTATCTTACCGGCAGTGTTTTCAGATTTTCTTCCGGTTGAAGTTTCGGTTGGTATTTCATGGAAATCTATTGGTTTTGGATTACTGACCGGTCTTTTGGTTTCTGTATTGTTTGCCTTGCTCCCATTGTTGAAAGTGCGAAATGTTTCCCCGATGGCAACTCTTCGGCCTGAGACAGCTGACTCCACCCTGCTCAAAGATCCAGCTCGATGGGTTGTCATGGTGGGTATCCTGCTGTTTATTTTCGGATTTAGCTATTTCCTCCTAAAGCAAGTGACCTGGGCAATGGGATTTACCGCTTTCGTTTTAGTGGCTTTCGGAGCGTTGTGGGGAGTTGGAAAGTTAATCATGTGGCTAGTCAGGAAGTTTTTACCAATCTCGCTTAGTTATCCTTGGAGACAGGCATTAGCCAATTTGTATCGACCCAATAATCAAACTATTTCTCTGATTGCAACCATAGGCCTGGGTACAGCCATGATTAGTACTTTGTTTTTTCTCCAAAATCAATTGCTCCAAGAGGCCAAATTTGCGGATAAGGAAGATCAGCCCAATATGCTGATGTTTGATATTCAAACGCCACAATTGGATCAGGTAAGAGCAAAGGTGACCGATCGAAAGATGCGAGTCATTCAAGAAGTGCCTATCGTAACCATGCAGTTAAATGAAATCAATGGAATCGATAAGCGCGAAAATGAAGACCTGCCAGATGAAGATAATTACAGCCGCTGGTTGTACAATCGAGAATTTCGGGTGACCTACCGAGATACTTTGATTTCCTCGGAAACTCTTGCCTCTGGGGAATTAATTCCTTTAGGCGCACGGGGAGACAGTGTTTTTGTTTCTTTGGAAAAAGGATTTGGTGAAGGAAATGGATTGAAAATAGGGGATGAGTTGATCTTTAATGTCCAAGGGCGACCCATCAAGACTTTTATTGGGAGCTTTCGGGATGTGAAGTTTAACCAAGTTTCGACCAACTTCTTGGTGTTATTCCCCAATGGCGTCTTGGAGCAAGCTCCCAAATTCCATGTGATTATAACCAAAACTCAAAATGACCGTCAGGCTGCTGATGTCCAGTCAGAAATCGTCCGTGAATTTCCCAATATCTCAATAATTAATTTGGGGACTATCGTGGAAACACTGGAAGATATTTTGGGAAAAATCAGCTTTGTGATCCAGTTTATGGCCTTTTTCTCAATTGCTACCGGGATTTTGGTGCTGATCAGTTCGCTTATCATCTCTAAATATCAGCGGATGCGAGAAAGTATTTTGCTCCGGACTCTAGGTGCAAGCTCGTCCATTGTTGGGGTCATCAATACGCTGGAATACTTCTTCCTCGGAAGTTTGGCGTCGCTTTCGGGTATCATACTTTCTTTCCTTGCGACGTTTTTATTAGGTGAATTTGTATTTGAGATGGACTTTTCGCTTGCTTGGAAGGAAGGTGGGGTAATTTACTTAGCGATCACTGGGTTGACCATTATTCTGGGATGGCTCAATGGCCGGCGGATTATCAATCAACCTCCAATGGAGATTTTGAGAGGGAATGGATAA
- a CDS encoding solute:sodium symporter family transporter: protein MWTAFSFVAFTLFVAFLSWFKLRNDNLKSRDGYFLGGRSLTGGVIAGSMILTNISTEHLIGMNGSAYKNGMIIIAWEVTSAIALVIAALYFLPIYLKMGLATIPQYLAHRYDESTKTIVSVLLMLSFVLTLLPIVLYTGAINLESIFNVSGLFQVSKGEGIWISVVGIGIIGSVYAILGGLKAVAYSDTLNAIGLVIGGLAVPVFALWEIGDGNVAVGLSQVYHRIPEKFNVIGSEESVLPFSTLFTGLMINQLYFWGMNQTIIQRAFGAKSLAEAQKGLLYTGIFKILIPLIIVLPGVIGFYFFGQEYFAEQDMIYPILVKKVLPASMIGFFAAVVLGAVLSTFNSVLNSASTIFSLDIYKKMIRPSATDLQLVSVGKFSALILAAASIAIAPMVGNAPEGLYQLMQQLNGIFFIPIASVLLAGFFWPKISASGAKAGLVVGLGFYLITTFLLQINLHFIHIWGIEFVLNMLVMYAVSLKFPSKAKLDFPSSHLNLTSWKYAKPLSLVLCLVTVLIYWFLGR from the coding sequence ATGTGGACTGCATTTAGCTTTGTAGCATTTACCTTATTTGTGGCCTTTTTATCTTGGTTTAAACTACGGAATGATAACCTCAAGTCTCGTGATGGGTATTTTTTAGGGGGAAGGAGTTTGACAGGAGGAGTAATCGCTGGGTCGATGATATTGACCAATATTTCCACGGAGCACCTCATTGGCATGAATGGTTCGGCTTATAAAAATGGAATGATCATCATCGCTTGGGAAGTGACTTCAGCGATAGCTTTGGTTATTGCCGCACTTTATTTTTTGCCCATTTATCTAAAGATGGGTTTGGCGACTATTCCTCAGTATTTGGCGCATCGATATGATGAAAGTACCAAAACCATCGTATCAGTACTTTTGATGCTATCATTTGTTCTGACCCTTTTGCCGATTGTTTTATACACCGGGGCGATTAATCTGGAAAGCATTTTTAATGTATCAGGTCTATTTCAGGTAAGTAAAGGAGAAGGAATTTGGATTTCCGTGGTTGGAATTGGAATCATTGGTTCAGTCTATGCAATCCTTGGGGGATTAAAAGCAGTCGCATATTCTGACACTTTAAATGCTATTGGTTTGGTGATTGGAGGGCTTGCCGTGCCCGTCTTTGCACTTTGGGAAATTGGTGATGGAAATGTTGCCGTGGGCTTATCGCAAGTTTATCATCGGATTCCAGAAAAATTCAATGTGATTGGATCCGAAGAGTCGGTTTTGCCCTTTAGTACTTTGTTTACAGGATTGATGATCAATCAATTGTATTTCTGGGGGATGAATCAGACGATAATTCAGCGTGCCTTTGGAGCAAAGAGTCTCGCAGAAGCCCAAAAAGGACTTTTGTATACCGGAATATTCAAAATTCTAATTCCGCTGATTATTGTCCTGCCTGGGGTGATTGGGTTTTACTTTTTCGGACAAGAATATTTCGCAGAACAGGATATGATTTATCCAATCTTGGTCAAAAAAGTACTTCCTGCAAGTATGATCGGGTTCTTTGCTGCAGTAGTCTTGGGTGCTGTACTGAGTACGTTCAATTCAGTGCTGAATTCTGCATCCACCATTTTTAGTTTGGATATATATAAGAAGATGATCCGCCCTTCGGCCACCGATCTTCAGCTGGTCAGCGTTGGGAAATTTAGTGCCTTGATATTAGCAGCGGCCTCGATAGCAATAGCTCCAATGGTCGGAAACGCTCCTGAAGGGCTTTATCAATTGATGCAGCAGTTGAATGGGATTTTCTTTATTCCCATTGCTTCGGTTTTGTTAGCAGGTTTCTTTTGGCCCAAAATATCTGCCTCAGGTGCCAAAGCTGGATTGGTCGTAGGACTCGGGTTTTATTTGATTACCACTTTTCTACTACAAATCAATCTTCACTTTATTCACATATGGGGGATTGAATTTGTCCTGAATATGCTAGTTATGTACGCGGTAAGTTTAAAGTTCCCTTCTAAAGCCAAATTGGATTTCCCGAGTAGCCACCTTAATCTGACAAGCTGGAAATATGCGAAGCCTTTGTCATTGGTTTTATGTTTGGTAACTGTCTTGATTTACTGGTTTTTGGGCAGATGA
- a CDS encoding arylesterase, with product MKMSIKALAISFSVLSTVFLFSCRENSAKKTEEQTITSSPSQSYPEKTILFFGNSLTAGYGIDPEDAFAGLVQKRLDSLGKAYKVINGGLSGETTAGGLSRLDWFLEEEPYLFILELGGNDGLRGIQLSETKSNLLSIIDKVKSKYPNTKIILAGMQIPPNMGQEYTDEFKAIYPAVAKEKEVTLIPFLLEGVAGNPELNLPDGIHPTEAGHQIVFETIWPYLEIMLD from the coding sequence ATGAAAATGTCAATCAAGGCCCTTGCAATCAGTTTTAGTGTGCTCTCTACGGTGTTTCTTTTTTCGTGCAGAGAAAATTCAGCAAAAAAAACAGAGGAGCAGACCATCACTTCTTCTCCATCCCAAAGTTATCCTGAAAAGACGATTTTATTCTTTGGAAACAGCCTTACTGCTGGCTATGGCATTGATCCGGAAGACGCCTTTGCAGGACTGGTTCAGAAGAGACTGGACAGTTTGGGCAAAGCCTACAAAGTAATCAACGGAGGATTGAGTGGGGAAACCACAGCTGGGGGCTTGAGTCGTCTGGATTGGTTTCTGGAAGAAGAGCCTTATTTGTTCATATTGGAACTCGGGGGAAATGACGGCTTGAGAGGTATTCAACTCAGCGAGACAAAATCAAATTTACTGTCGATCATCGATAAGGTGAAAAGTAAATATCCAAACACCAAAATCATCTTGGCGGGAATGCAGATTCCACCAAATATGGGTCAAGAATACACGGATGAGTTCAAGGCGATTTATCCCGCGGTGGCAAAGGAAAAAGAGGTAACCCTTATCCCATTTTTACTGGAAGGAGTAGCCGGCAATCCAGAATTGAATTTGCCTGATGGAATCCATCCCACTGAAGCCGGACATCAAATTGTGTTTGAAACGATTTGGCCCTATTTGGAAATAATGCTCGATTAA